Proteins encoded by one window of Toxotes jaculatrix isolate fToxJac2 chromosome 22, fToxJac2.pri, whole genome shotgun sequence:
- the LOC121176060 gene encoding endoplasmic reticulum-Golgi intermediate compartment protein 2-like isoform X2, whose protein sequence is MRRLSRKKALSLVKELDAFPKVSESYVETSASGGTVSLIAFSAMAILAVLEFFVYRDTWMKYEYAVDKDFSSKLKINIDITVAMKCQHVGADILDLAETMITSNGLQYEPVIFELTPQQRLWQRTLLLIQSRLREEHALQEVLYKTLLKGAPTALPPREDTSMEPLSACRIHGHVYVNKVAGNLHITVGKPIHHPQGHAHIAAFVSHETYNFSHRIDHLSFGEEIPGIINPLDGTEKITYNNNQMFQYFITVVPTRLNTYKISTDTHQFSVTERERVINHAAGSHGVSGIFVKYDTSSLVVTVSEQHMPLWQFLVRLCGIVGGIFSTTGMLHGLVGFCFDVICCRFKLGVYRPREDLQLHNQMNNMNNHQFPLLADNVPQE, encoded by the exons ATGAGACGCTTGTCCCGAAAGAAAGCTCTGAGTCTGGTGAAGGAGCTGGACGCCTTCCCCAAAGTATCAGAGAGCTATGTGGAGACGTCAGCGTCAGGAGGAACAG TGTCACTGATAGCTTTTAGTGCCATGGCAATTCTGGCTGTCTTAGAGTTCTTTGTTTATCGAGACACTTGGATGAAATATGAATATGCTGTTGACAAGGATTTTTCCAG tAAGTTGAAAATTAACATTGACATCACAGTTGCCATGAAATGCCAGC ATGTCGGAGCAGATATTCTGGACCTGGCTGAGACCATGATCACATCCAATGGCCTCCAGTACGAGCCC GTTATTTTTGAACTGACTCCGCAACAGAGACTGTGGCAAAG GACGTTGCTTCTCATACAGAGCAGGCTGAGAGAGGAACATGCTCTTCAGGAAGTCCTTTACAAAACTCTCCTCAAAGGAGCTCCCACTGCCCTGCCTCCACG ggaGGATACCTCCATGGAGCCGCTCAGCGCTTGCAGGATACACGGACACGTCTACGTCAACAAGGTGGCAGGAAACCTGCACATCACTGTGGGAAA gcCTATTCACCATCCTCAGGGCCATGCCCATATTGCAGCTTTTGTGAGCCATGAGA CGTACAACTTCTCCCATCGAATAGACCATTTATCTTTTGGGGAGGAGATACCAGGCATCATCAATCCTCTGGACGGCACGGAGAAAATCACCTATAACA ACAACCAGATGTTCCAGTACTTCATCACAGTGGTGCCCACCAGACTGAACACATACAAGAtatctacagacacacaccagtttTCTGTGACTGAGCGA GAACGGGTGATAAACCACGCAGCGGGCAGTCACGGTGTTTCCGGCATCTTTGTGAAGTATGACACCAGCTCTCTGGTGGTGACGGTCAGCGAGCAACATATGCCGCTGTGGCAGTTCCTGGTGCGACTGTGTGGCATAGTCGGGGGTATTTTCTCTACCACAG GCATGCTGCACGGACTTGTTGGCTTCTGTTTTGATGTTATCTGCTGTCGCTTCAAACTGGGAGTCTATAGGCCCAGAGAG GATTTGCAGCTACACAACCAGATGAACAACATGAACAATCACCAGTTCCCTCTGTTGGCTGACAACGTTCCTCAGGAGTAG
- the LOC121176060 gene encoding endoplasmic reticulum-Golgi intermediate compartment protein 2-like isoform X1, with protein MRRLSRKKALSLVKELDAFPKVSESYVETSASGGTVSLIAFSAMAILAVLEFFVYRDTWMKYEYAVDKDFSSKLKINIDITVAMKCQHVGADILDLAETMITSNGLQYEPVIFELTPQQRLWQRTLLLIQSRLREEHALQEVLYKTLLKGAPTALPPREDTSMEPLSACRIHGHVYVNKVAGNLHITVGKPIHHPQGHAHIAAFVSHETYNFSHRIDHLSFGEEIPGIINPLDGTEKITYNNNQMFQYFITVVPTRLNTYKISTDTHQFSVTERERVINHAAGSHGVSGIFVKYDTSSLVVTVSEQHMPLWQFLVRLCGIVGGIFSTTGMLHGLVGFCFDVICCRFKLGVYRPREVSLNLFQDLQLHNQMNNMNNHQFPLLADNVPQE; from the exons ATGAGACGCTTGTCCCGAAAGAAAGCTCTGAGTCTGGTGAAGGAGCTGGACGCCTTCCCCAAAGTATCAGAGAGCTATGTGGAGACGTCAGCGTCAGGAGGAACAG TGTCACTGATAGCTTTTAGTGCCATGGCAATTCTGGCTGTCTTAGAGTTCTTTGTTTATCGAGACACTTGGATGAAATATGAATATGCTGTTGACAAGGATTTTTCCAG tAAGTTGAAAATTAACATTGACATCACAGTTGCCATGAAATGCCAGC ATGTCGGAGCAGATATTCTGGACCTGGCTGAGACCATGATCACATCCAATGGCCTCCAGTACGAGCCC GTTATTTTTGAACTGACTCCGCAACAGAGACTGTGGCAAAG GACGTTGCTTCTCATACAGAGCAGGCTGAGAGAGGAACATGCTCTTCAGGAAGTCCTTTACAAAACTCTCCTCAAAGGAGCTCCCACTGCCCTGCCTCCACG ggaGGATACCTCCATGGAGCCGCTCAGCGCTTGCAGGATACACGGACACGTCTACGTCAACAAGGTGGCAGGAAACCTGCACATCACTGTGGGAAA gcCTATTCACCATCCTCAGGGCCATGCCCATATTGCAGCTTTTGTGAGCCATGAGA CGTACAACTTCTCCCATCGAATAGACCATTTATCTTTTGGGGAGGAGATACCAGGCATCATCAATCCTCTGGACGGCACGGAGAAAATCACCTATAACA ACAACCAGATGTTCCAGTACTTCATCACAGTGGTGCCCACCAGACTGAACACATACAAGAtatctacagacacacaccagtttTCTGTGACTGAGCGA GAACGGGTGATAAACCACGCAGCGGGCAGTCACGGTGTTTCCGGCATCTTTGTGAAGTATGACACCAGCTCTCTGGTGGTGACGGTCAGCGAGCAACATATGCCGCTGTGGCAGTTCCTGGTGCGACTGTGTGGCATAGTCGGGGGTATTTTCTCTACCACAG GCATGCTGCACGGACTTGTTGGCTTCTGTTTTGATGTTATCTGCTGTCGCTTCAAACTGGGAGTCTATAGGCCCAGAGAGGTGAGTC TAAATCTGTTCCAGGATTTGCAGCTACACAACCAGATGAACAACATGAACAATCACCAGTTCCCTCTGTTGGCTGACAACGTTCCTCAGGAGTAG